The proteins below come from a single Gemmatimonadales bacterium genomic window:
- a CDS encoding vitamin B12-dependent ribonucleotide reductase: protein MVSGKSAGRSELELSANALTVLERRYLVKNEAGQAAESPDELFRRVARTIAAPDRSYGASDGAAEALAEEFFRVMAERKWMPNSPTLMNAGRPLGQLSACFVLPVDDALSNGASGIYDTLRAMALVHQSGGGTGFAFSRLRPKNDVVRSTMGVASGPVSFMKLYDASTDVVKQGGTRRGANMGILRVDHPDILDFVACKDDTSEVTNFNISVAVTDEFMAAVAAGTKYELRHPRTGRVTGKLDAREVFDRVVAGAWKTGEPGVFFVDRANRYNPVPQLGAYEATNPCGEQPLLPYDVCNLGSINLGLFVRDQAIQWDDLRQTVHLCTHFLDNVIDANKYPLPEIDELAKRIRRVGLGVMGWADMLVRLGVPYNSDAAVEFARQVMAFVDEEAKCESERLAEQRGTFSEWERSIWGPEATCARDARGERIRPMRRLRNCNLTTVAPTGTISIIAGCSSGIEPLFAVAFLRNQAGTLMPDVNEDFVAYARAGGWYSEALMQRIAEEGHIHFPEVPELIQHVFVTAHDVTPEWHIRMQAAFQDFTDSAISKTCNFPETATRDDVRRIYEQAYSLGCKGVTVYRDNSRPMQVLSTGKTAKEVAGNDAPAAGDHSVPPVAGPGPVPAAERELAEARGQLAELEAELGRVRRQLHESEAENAQRRLKRSRPDLLRGMTRRIETPLGTAYVTITEDERGQPFEVFISLGKAGAPLMADVEAIGRLISLSLRSGIPMAEIHRQLRGISSDRVIGLGPNKVMSVPDAIGIAIEKWMQEKHEGVQQDLLVSPAPAGVARPAAAGVEADGTQGMRSDAHVPNLLGACPDCGSQLEFAEGCVKCHVCGYSECG from the coding sequence ATGGTTTCAGGCAAGTCGGCAGGACGCAGCGAGCTCGAGCTGAGCGCCAACGCGCTCACGGTCCTGGAGCGCCGCTATCTGGTGAAGAACGAGGCGGGCCAGGCGGCGGAGTCGCCGGACGAGCTGTTCCGGCGGGTGGCGCGGACCATCGCGGCGCCCGACCGCAGCTACGGCGCCTCGGACGGCGCGGCCGAGGCCCTGGCCGAGGAGTTCTTCCGCGTGATGGCCGAGCGGAAGTGGATGCCGAACAGCCCTACGCTGATGAACGCGGGCCGGCCGCTGGGCCAGCTCTCCGCGTGCTTCGTGCTGCCGGTGGACGACGCGCTGTCGAACGGGGCCAGCGGCATCTACGACACGCTGCGGGCGATGGCGCTGGTGCACCAGTCGGGCGGCGGCACCGGGTTCGCCTTCTCGCGGCTGCGGCCCAAGAACGACGTGGTGCGCTCCACGATGGGCGTGGCGTCCGGGCCCGTCTCCTTCATGAAGCTGTACGACGCCTCGACCGACGTGGTGAAGCAGGGGGGGACCCGCCGCGGCGCGAACATGGGGATCCTGCGGGTCGACCACCCGGACATCCTCGATTTCGTGGCGTGCAAGGACGACACCAGCGAAGTCACCAACTTCAACATCTCGGTGGCGGTCACCGACGAGTTCATGGCGGCGGTGGCAGCGGGCACGAAGTACGAGCTGCGGCACCCGCGCACGGGAAGGGTGACGGGCAAGCTCGACGCGCGCGAGGTCTTCGACCGCGTGGTGGCCGGCGCGTGGAAGACCGGGGAGCCGGGCGTCTTCTTCGTCGACCGCGCGAACCGGTACAACCCGGTGCCCCAGCTGGGCGCCTACGAGGCCACCAACCCGTGCGGCGAGCAGCCGCTGCTGCCCTACGACGTCTGCAACCTGGGATCGATCAACCTCGGCCTGTTCGTGCGGGACCAGGCGATCCAGTGGGACGATCTGAGGCAGACGGTGCACCTGTGCACCCACTTTCTCGACAACGTCATCGACGCGAACAAGTACCCGCTGCCCGAGATCGACGAGCTGGCCAAGCGGATCCGCCGCGTCGGGCTGGGCGTGATGGGGTGGGCGGACATGCTGGTGCGGCTCGGCGTGCCGTACAACTCGGACGCCGCCGTGGAGTTCGCCCGGCAGGTGATGGCGTTCGTGGACGAAGAGGCGAAGTGCGAGTCGGAGCGCCTCGCCGAGCAGCGCGGCACCTTCTCCGAGTGGGAGCGGAGCATCTGGGGCCCGGAGGCCACCTGCGCGCGGGACGCGCGGGGTGAGCGCATCCGGCCGATGCGCCGGCTCCGGAACTGCAATCTCACCACGGTGGCGCCCACCGGGACGATCTCGATCATCGCGGGCTGCTCGAGCGGGATCGAGCCGCTGTTCGCGGTCGCATTCCTCAGGAACCAGGCCGGCACCCTGATGCCGGACGTGAACGAGGACTTCGTCGCGTACGCCAGGGCGGGTGGGTGGTACAGCGAAGCGCTGATGCAGCGCATCGCCGAGGAAGGCCACATCCACTTCCCGGAAGTGCCCGAGCTGATCCAGCACGTGTTCGTCACCGCGCACGACGTGACGCCCGAGTGGCACATCCGGATGCAGGCGGCCTTCCAGGACTTCACGGACTCGGCCATCAGCAAGACGTGCAACTTCCCCGAGACGGCGACCCGGGACGACGTGCGCCGGATCTACGAGCAGGCCTACTCTCTCGGATGCAAGGGCGTGACCGTGTACCGCGACAACAGCCGGCCGATGCAGGTGCTCTCGACCGGGAAGACGGCGAAGGAAGTGGCCGGGAACGACGCGCCGGCGGCGGGCGACCATTCCGTCCCGCCGGTCGCCGGCCCCGGCCCGGTGCCGGCGGCCGAGCGCGAGCTGGCGGAGGCGCGCGGGCAGCTCGCGGAGCTGGAGGCGGAGCTCGGGCGGGTGCGCCGCCAGCTGCACGAGTCGGAGGCGGAGAACGCGCAGCGGCGGCTCAAGCGCTCGCGCCCCGACCTGCTGCGCGGCATGACGCGCCGCATCGAGACGCCGCTCGGCACCGCGTACGTCACGATCACCGAGGACGAGCGCGGCCAGCCGTTCGAGGTGTTCATCTCGCTGGGCAAGGCCGGCGCGCCCCTGATGGCCGACGTCGAAGCCATCGGCCGGCTGATCTCGCTGTCGCTGCGGTCGGGGATCCCGATGGCGGAGATCCACCGCCAGCTGCGGGGGATCAGCAGCGACCGCGTCATCGGGCTCGGCCCCAACAAGGTGATGAGCGTGCCGGACGCCATCGGCATCGCCATCGAGAAGTGGATGCAGGAGAAACACGAAGGGGTGCAGCAGGACCTGCTGGTGTCGCCGGCTCCGGCGGGCGTCGCGCGTCCTGCGGCGGCCGGCGTGGAGGCCGATGGCACGCAGGGCATGCGCAGCGACGCCCACGTGCCGAACCTGCTCGGCGCCTGCCCCGATTGCGGCTCGCAGCTCGAGTTCGCGGAGGGGTGCGTGAAGTGCCACGTCTGCGGGTACAGCGAGTGCGGGTGA
- a CDS encoding GNAT family N-acetyltransferase, which yields MNEGVSFRIRPAGPNDAPMLAKHRVEMFRDMGQIADESTAAELRSATEPLIGEWVAAGSYLGWLAEPVTRPGLVVGGAGIQLRPMLPRPGRDGPGVLAGAEAYVMNVFVERAWRRRGVAALLMEHVLGYVRERRLRVVTLHASDEGRPLYERLGFAPTNEMRLR from the coding sequence ATGAACGAGGGTGTCAGTTTCAGGATCCGGCCGGCCGGTCCGAACGACGCGCCCATGCTCGCCAAGCACCGCGTCGAGATGTTCCGGGACATGGGCCAGATCGCCGACGAGAGCACGGCCGCGGAGCTGCGGTCCGCGACCGAGCCCTTGATCGGGGAGTGGGTGGCCGCGGGGAGCTACCTCGGCTGGCTGGCGGAGCCCGTCACGCGGCCCGGGCTGGTGGTGGGCGGCGCCGGCATCCAGCTGCGGCCCATGCTCCCGCGGCCGGGGCGGGACGGACCGGGCGTGCTCGCCGGCGCCGAGGCCTACGTGATGAACGTGTTCGTCGAGCGGGCCTGGCGTCGCCGTGGCGTCGCCGCGCTGCTGATGGAGCACGTGCTGGGCTACGTGCGCGAGCGCCGGCTCCGGGTGGTCACCCTGCACGCCTCCGACGAGGGCCGGCCCCTGTACGAGCGGCTCGGCTTCGCCCCGACCAACGAGATGCGGCTGCGCTGA
- a CDS encoding MFS transporter, with translation MAKLVVLFITAFVDMVGFALVLPLLPYYAKEYGATALLVGVLVSSFSVAQLAMAPLWGRASDRYGRRPMIIAGLALSAVAYAVFAFAGSVWLLLLSRVVQGMGGGTIGVVQAYVADATPPDQRTRSLGWLSAVTSLGAVVGPAFGSILDQAGGQRAPGLAAAALATLIAVFAWRFLRESREMRPPGAIRAASRTGAVALRRVLSHPREPASRLIWIYAIAIGAFYGTGPTMPLLLSARLGVTEHTIGYFFMYFGAMGVIARAGLLGWVLGRLGEARLSRLGIGLLAAGLCLLSVARSYPVLMASMTLMPLGTAFLFPCVTGLLSQVVPGTDRGLYMGVQQTFGGVSRVAFPVAAGYAMDQFGYGTPFLAAAVMVLITLPLTSAMAGYAAAQCET, from the coding sequence ATGGCCAAACTCGTAGTCCTGTTCATCACCGCGTTCGTGGACATGGTGGGGTTCGCCCTCGTGCTGCCCCTCCTGCCGTATTACGCCAAGGAGTACGGCGCCACCGCCCTCCTCGTGGGCGTGCTCGTGTCGTCGTTCTCGGTCGCGCAGCTCGCGATGGCGCCGCTGTGGGGCCGCGCGTCCGACCGCTACGGGCGCCGGCCGATGATCATCGCCGGCCTGGCGCTCTCGGCCGTGGCGTACGCGGTGTTCGCCTTCGCGGGCTCGGTGTGGCTGCTGCTGCTCTCGCGGGTGGTGCAGGGGATGGGCGGCGGGACGATCGGCGTGGTGCAGGCGTACGTCGCCGACGCCACGCCCCCGGACCAGCGGACCAGGAGCCTGGGGTGGCTGTCGGCGGTGACGAGCCTCGGTGCGGTCGTGGGTCCCGCCTTCGGATCGATTCTCGACCAGGCCGGCGGCCAGCGGGCGCCGGGCCTGGCGGCGGCGGCGTTGGCGACGCTGATCGCGGTGTTCGCCTGGCGATTCCTGCGGGAGTCGAGGGAGATGCGCCCCCCGGGTGCCATCCGCGCCGCCTCCCGCACGGGCGCCGTGGCGCTCCGGCGCGTGCTCTCGCACCCGCGCGAACCGGCGTCGCGGCTCATCTGGATCTACGCCATCGCGATCGGTGCCTTCTACGGGACGGGACCCACGATGCCGCTGCTCCTCTCGGCGCGTCTCGGCGTGACCGAGCACACCATCGGCTACTTCTTCATGTACTTCGGCGCCATGGGCGTCATCGCGCGCGCCGGCCTGCTGGGCTGGGTGCTCGGCCGTCTGGGTGAGGCGCGCCTGTCGCGCCTGGGGATCGGGCTGCTGGCCGCGGGCCTGTGCCTGCTCTCGGTCGCGCGGAGCTACCCGGTGCTCATGGCGTCGATGACGCTGATGCCGTTGGGCACGGCGTTTCTCTTCCCGTGCGTGACCGGGCTGCTCTCCCAGGTGGTGCCCGGGACGGACCGGGGACTGTACATGGGCGTGCAGCAGACCTTCGGTGGCGTGTCACGCGTCGCGTTTCCGGTCGCGGCGGGCTACGCGATGGACCAGTTCGGGTACGGGACGCCGTTCCTCGCTGCCGCCGTGATGGTGCTGATCACGCTGCCGCTCACCAGCGCGATGGCGGGGTACGCGGCGGCGCAGTGCGAGACGTGA
- a CDS encoding pyridoxal-dependent decarboxylase produces MSNPSTGDLPGPEFRRAMHRVADLVADYLDHVGDYPVLPKVGPGDVRALLAAVPPKDPEPLDRVLDDYRRVIEPNVTHWNHPGFMAFFGITGSGPGILGEALAAGLNVNAMLWRTSPAATELEEVVTDWLRQMIGLPEPFRGHINDTASVSTFLALAAARDRAPGLEIRERGMAGRADVPPLVVYASEQAHSSVDKAVIALGLGLDHLRKVPVDAEFRMDALALEAMVAEDRIHGRLPIAVVATTGTTSTTSVDPVQAIAAVCRREAIWLHVDAAYGGAAAICPEFRPLFDGMEQADSVVVNPHKWLFTPVDCSVLLVREAASLRNAFSLVPDYLRTDEEGVTNLMDYGIQLGRRFRALKLWMVIRAFGVAGIRERIRHHCALAQELAGWVRAEPGFELSAPVPFSVVCCRAVRGATGEEQDRFNERVINEVNAAGSVFLAPTRLRGRLVIRVAIGNLRTERRHVQQAWALIRKAAAG; encoded by the coding sequence ATGTCCAACCCGTCAACCGGGGACCTTCCCGGACCCGAGTTTCGCCGCGCCATGCACCGCGTCGCCGACCTCGTCGCCGACTACCTGGACCACGTCGGCGACTATCCTGTGCTGCCCAAGGTGGGTCCCGGCGACGTGCGGGCCCTGCTCGCCGCCGTGCCGCCGAAGGACCCCGAGCCCCTCGATCGGGTGCTCGACGACTACCGCCGCGTCATCGAGCCCAACGTCACGCACTGGAACCACCCCGGCTTCATGGCCTTCTTCGGCATCACGGGCTCGGGACCCGGCATCCTGGGCGAGGCGCTCGCCGCGGGGCTCAACGTCAACGCGATGCTGTGGCGCACCAGCCCCGCCGCGACCGAGCTCGAGGAGGTCGTCACCGACTGGCTGCGCCAGATGATCGGATTGCCGGAGCCGTTCCGCGGTCACATCAACGACACCGCCTCCGTATCCACCTTCCTGGCGCTCGCCGCCGCGCGCGACCGCGCCCCGGGCCTCGAGATCCGCGAGCGGGGCATGGCCGGCCGGGCCGACGTGCCCCCGCTCGTCGTCTACGCGAGCGAGCAGGCGCACTCGTCCGTGGACAAGGCCGTGATCGCGCTCGGCCTCGGCCTCGACCACCTCCGCAAGGTGCCGGTGGACGCCGAGTTCCGGATGGACGCGCTCGCGCTCGAGGCGATGGTCGCCGAGGACCGCATCCACGGACGCCTGCCCATCGCGGTGGTGGCGACCACCGGCACCACCTCCACCACCAGCGTGGACCCCGTGCAGGCCATCGCTGCCGTGTGCCGCCGCGAGGCCATCTGGCTCCACGTGGATGCCGCCTATGGCGGCGCGGCGGCCATCTGTCCCGAGTTCCGCCCGTTGTTCGACGGGATGGAGCAGGCGGACTCGGTCGTCGTGAACCCCCACAAGTGGCTGTTCACGCCGGTGGACTGCTCGGTGCTGCTGGTGCGCGAGGCCGCGTCGCTCAGGAACGCTTTCTCGCTGGTGCCGGATTACCTGCGCACCGACGAAGAGGGCGTCACGAACCTGATGGACTACGGCATCCAGCTCGGGCGCCGGTTCCGGGCCCTCAAGCTGTGGATGGTGATCCGTGCCTTCGGGGTCGCGGGGATTCGCGAGCGCATCCGCCATCACTGCGCGCTGGCGCAGGAGCTGGCGGGATGGGTGCGGGCCGAGCCGGGCTTCGAGCTGTCGGCGCCGGTGCCCTTCAGCGTGGTGTGCTGCCGGGCGGTGCGCGGTGCGACCGGCGAGGAGCAGGATCGCTTCAACGAGCGGGTCATCAACGAGGTCAACGCCGCGGGCTCGGTGTTCCTCGCGCCCACCCGCCTCCGGGGCCGGCTGGTGATCAGGGTCGCGATCGGCAACCTGCGCACCGAGCGCCGCCACGTCCAGCAGGCATGGGCACTCATCCGGAAGGCGGCCGCCGGCTGA
- a CDS encoding flavin reductase family protein gives MDPILSYELLRSFTTPVVAITAERDGKRNGMISDAAARASIVPDVPRLMILVHKFNYTHDMIFETGRFAVHALHRAQLELVERLGFESGRDRDKLADVPHRLGTLGCPILEDCWAWFECRVINVMDTGSSTCFLGDVVELGRGPGKEILTPGYMRANLPEGLREIYLTKLAAAQTWARERSGDVRAVVWRDLERPRPKP, from the coding sequence ATGGACCCCATCCTGAGCTACGAGCTGCTGCGGAGCTTCACCACGCCGGTGGTGGCGATCACGGCCGAGCGCGACGGCAAGCGCAACGGGATGATCTCCGACGCGGCCGCGCGCGCGTCCATCGTCCCGGACGTGCCTCGGCTGATGATCCTGGTGCACAAGTTCAACTACACCCACGACATGATCTTCGAGACGGGCCGCTTCGCGGTGCACGCGCTGCACCGGGCGCAGCTCGAGCTGGTCGAGCGGCTTGGCTTCGAGTCCGGGCGCGACCGGGACAAGCTCGCCGACGTGCCGCACCGGCTCGGCACCCTCGGCTGCCCGATCCTCGAGGACTGCTGGGCCTGGTTCGAGTGCCGCGTGATCAACGTGATGGACACCGGCAGCTCGACCTGCTTTCTCGGCGACGTCGTCGAGCTGGGGCGCGGGCCCGGGAAGGAGATCCTGACGCCTGGCTACATGCGGGCCAACCTGCCGGAAGGGTTGCGCGAGATCTACCTCACCAAGCTGGCCGCCGCGCAGACGTGGGCGCGGGAGAGGAGTGGGGACGTGAGGGCTGTGGTGTGGCGGGACCTGGAGCGCCCAAGGCCCAAACCCTGA
- a CDS encoding acetyl-CoA hydrolase/transferase C-terminal domain-containing protein gives MSAVAPVSVAPHPRTTWSEFYRSLICTPEEAVKVVRSGDRVYIHPGCAVPEPLVDALSARAPSLKDVEVVHLLTMGHASHMTPEMEGHFRHNAMFIGANARKAVNEGRADYTPIFLGEIARLFSDGTLPIDVALIQVSPPDAHGFCSLGVGVDHTLDAARHARHVIAEVNEKMPRVHGDAFVHVRQLNAVVETSRPLMELHTEPGDEITEAIAHNVAELIDDGDTLQMGIGGIPDAVLRDLTDRRALGVHTEMFADGIVDLIEAGVVTGERKSLHRGKVISGFMLGTQRLFDFVHDNPVVELHPTSYTNDPFVIAQNDNMVAINSAIEIDITGQVSSDSIGAIFYSGFGGQTDYIRGASRSRGGKPIIALPSTAKSGQLSRITPCLAPCAGVVTTRADVRWVVTEYGSAYLFGKTVRQRARALIDIAHPKFREELERAAHERKLL, from the coding sequence ATGTCGGCTGTCGCGCCGGTGAGCGTCGCTCCGCATCCACGCACCACGTGGTCGGAGTTCTACCGCTCCCTGATCTGCACGCCCGAGGAGGCGGTGAAGGTCGTCCGCAGCGGCGACCGGGTCTACATCCACCCGGGCTGCGCGGTGCCGGAGCCGCTGGTGGACGCGCTGTCCGCGCGGGCGCCCTCGCTCAAGGACGTGGAGGTGGTGCACCTGCTGACGATGGGGCACGCCTCGCACATGACGCCGGAGATGGAAGGGCACTTCCGGCACAACGCGATGTTCATCGGCGCCAACGCGCGCAAGGCCGTGAACGAGGGCCGGGCCGACTACACGCCGATCTTCCTGGGCGAGATCGCGCGCCTGTTCAGCGACGGCACGCTGCCGATCGACGTCGCGCTGATCCAGGTCTCCCCGCCCGACGCCCACGGTTTCTGCTCGCTCGGCGTCGGCGTGGACCACACGCTCGACGCGGCGCGGCACGCGCGGCACGTGATCGCCGAAGTGAACGAGAAGATGCCGCGGGTGCACGGCGACGCGTTCGTGCACGTGCGGCAGCTCAACGCGGTGGTCGAGACGTCGCGTCCGCTGATGGAGCTGCACACGGAGCCGGGTGACGAGATCACCGAGGCGATCGCGCACAACGTCGCGGAGCTGATCGACGACGGCGACACGCTGCAGATGGGGATCGGCGGGATTCCGGACGCGGTGCTCCGGGATCTCACGGACCGGCGGGCGCTGGGCGTGCACACCGAGATGTTCGCCGACGGCATCGTGGACCTGATCGAGGCGGGCGTGGTGACGGGCGAGCGGAAGTCGCTGCACCGCGGCAAGGTGATCTCCGGCTTCATGCTCGGGACCCAGCGGCTGTTCGACTTCGTGCACGACAACCCGGTGGTGGAGCTGCACCCCACCTCCTACACCAACGATCCGTTCGTCATCGCGCAGAACGACAACATGGTGGCCATCAACTCGGCGATCGAGATCGACATCACGGGCCAGGTCTCCTCGGATTCGATCGGCGCGATCTTCTACAGCGGGTTCGGCGGCCAGACCGATTACATCCGCGGCGCGTCCCGCTCGCGCGGCGGCAAGCCGATCATCGCGCTGCCTTCGACCGCGAAGAGCGGCCAGCTGTCCCGCATCACCCCGTGCCTGGCGCCGTGCGCCGGCGTGGTCACGACGCGCGCCGACGTGCGCTGGGTGGTGACGGAGTACGGATCGGCGTACCTGTTCGGCAAGACGGTGCGGCAGCGGGCCCGCGCCCTCATCGACATCGCGCACCCGAAGTTCCGGGAAGAGCTGGAGCGGGCGGCGCACGAGCGCAAGCTCCTCTAG
- a CDS encoding VOC family protein: MITQLGNVTVVVTDLAKSLRFFRDKVGLRLCFYDRKHDWVCFDCGAGRTTFSLTTPWNRQAKKLIGVRTGVSFQVDDIEKTYRQLAKKKVRFSLKPRKERWGGIVANFEDLDGNKYFLLQMPSGFAK, encoded by the coding sequence ATGATCACGCAGCTCGGCAACGTCACCGTCGTCGTCACCGACCTGGCCAAGTCACTCCGGTTCTTCCGCGACAAGGTGGGCCTGCGGCTCTGCTTCTACGATCGGAAGCACGACTGGGTGTGCTTCGACTGTGGCGCGGGGCGGACGACGTTCTCCCTCACGACGCCCTGGAACCGGCAGGCCAAGAAGCTGATCGGGGTGCGGACCGGGGTGAGCTTCCAGGTGGACGACATCGAGAAGACCTACCGGCAGCTGGCGAAGAAGAAGGTCCGGTTCTCTCTGAAGCCGCGCAAGGAGCGGTGGGGCGGCATCGTGGCGAACTTCGAGGATCTGGACGGCAACAAGTACTTCCTGCTGCAGATGCCGAGCGGCTTCGCGAAGTAG
- a CDS encoding alanine racemase, whose translation MPRRSRVGDLPTPALLLDLDVLERNLDRMAERTRALGVALRPHVKTHKCLEVGRMQRARGARGITVATLPEAAAFADGGFDDVTWAFPLVLARLDEVIALARRITLRVTVDSAEAVAALGRAARAAGTVVHAWLEVDTGHHRSGVDPRSAAGLAVARALAGEAGAAFDGILTHAGHSYAAATRAERAAIAERERATMVEFASRLEREGVPPGAVSVGSTPAMSAVERLDGVGEVRPGNYAFHDFMQLAGGVCDADECAVTVLASVVSHQPGAGHAVVDAGALALSKDPGPHDSALARGLGPVLTGLAGHGLDPRLQVLGVSQEHGLVGAFAPRDVEGRLAIGEKLRILPNHSCLTAALFDRYHVVRGEEVVDEWTIWRRR comes from the coding sequence ATGCCGCGCCGTTCGCGTGTCGGCGACCTGCCGACGCCCGCGCTCCTTCTCGATCTCGACGTCCTCGAGCGCAACCTCGACCGCATGGCCGAGCGCACCCGCGCGCTCGGCGTCGCCCTGCGGCCGCACGTCAAGACGCACAAGTGCCTGGAGGTCGGCCGGATGCAGCGGGCGCGGGGCGCGCGCGGCATCACGGTCGCCACCCTGCCGGAGGCCGCCGCGTTCGCCGACGGCGGCTTCGACGACGTCACCTGGGCGTTTCCCCTGGTGCTCGCCCGGTTGGACGAGGTGATCGCGCTCGCCCGCCGGATCACCCTGCGCGTCACCGTGGATTCCGCCGAAGCGGTGGCGGCGCTCGGCCGGGCGGCGCGGGCCGCCGGCACCGTGGTGCACGCGTGGCTCGAGGTGGACACCGGCCACCACCGCTCCGGCGTCGACCCGCGCTCGGCGGCCGGCCTCGCGGTCGCCCGCGCGTTGGCCGGCGAGGCCGGCGCGGCGTTCGACGGGATCCTCACCCACGCGGGCCACAGCTACGCCGCCGCCACCCGCGCCGAACGGGCGGCGATCGCCGAGCGGGAGCGGGCGACGATGGTCGAGTTCGCGTCCCGGCTCGAGCGGGAGGGTGTGCCGCCGGGTGCGGTGAGCGTGGGCTCCACCCCGGCGATGTCGGCCGTGGAGCGGCTCGACGGCGTCGGCGAGGTCCGGCCCGGGAACTACGCCTTCCACGACTTCATGCAGCTCGCCGGCGGCGTGTGCGACGCGGACGAGTGCGCGGTGACGGTGCTGGCGAGCGTGGTGTCGCACCAGCCGGGCGCCGGCCACGCCGTGGTGGACGCCGGCGCCCTGGCCCTCTCGAAGGACCCGGGGCCGCACGATTCGGCGCTGGCCCGGGGCCTGGGGCCGGTGCTGACCGGCCTCGCGGGTCACGGGCTCGACCCGCGGCTCCAGGTGCTCGGGGTTTCCCAGGAGCACGGCCTGGTGGGCGCCTTCGCCCCGCGGGACGTGGAGGGACGGCTGGCGATCGGGGAGAAGCTGCGCATCCTGCCCAACCACTCGTGCCTGACCGCGGCGTTGTTCGACCGCTACCACGTGGTGCGGGGCGAGGAGGTCGTGGACGAGTGGACCATCTGGCGGCGCCGCTAG